One Camelus ferus isolate YT-003-E chromosome 21, BCGSAC_Cfer_1.0, whole genome shotgun sequence genomic region harbors:
- the BOLA1 gene encoding bolA-like protein 1, with amino-acid sequence MLSGQLVGRFFSMAGRVCLSRSSAGSETVGPVEAAIRAKLEQALNPEVLELRNESGGHAVPPGSETHFRVAVVSSCFEGLSPLQRHRLVHAALSEELAGPVHALAIQARTPAQWRENPQLDTSPPCLGGSKKTRGTP; translated from the coding sequence ATGCTGAGTGGGCAGCTGGTCGGACGCTTCTTCTCCATGGCCGGCCGCGTCTGTCTGTCCCGGAGCAGCGCGGGATCGGAGACCGTCGGTCCCGTTGAGGCCGCCATTCGCGCGAAGTTGGAGCAGGCCTTGAACCCCGAGGTGCTGGAGCTGCGTAACGAGAGCGGCGGCCACGCGGTCCCACCAGGCAGTGAGACCCATTTCCGCGTGGCAGTGGTGAGCTCGTGCTTTGAGGGACTGAGTCCCCTCCAAAGGCATCGGCTGGTCCACGCGGCGCTGTCGGAAGAGCTGGCTGGGCCAGTCCACGCGCTGGCCATACAAGCGCGGACCCCTGCCCAGTGGAGGGAGAACCCTCAACTGGACACGAGCCCCCCCTGCCTGGGCGGGAGCAAGAAAACTCGAGGAACTCCTTGA
- the SV2A gene encoding synaptic vesicle glycoprotein 2A, translating into MEEGFRDRAAFIRGAKDIAKEVKKHAAKKVVKGLDRVQDEYSRRSYSRFEEEEDDDDFPAAADGYYRGEGAQDEEEGGASSDATEGHDEDDEIYEGEYQGIPRAESGGKGERMADGAPLAGGRGGLGDGEGPPGGRGEAQRRKEREELAQQYEAILRECGHGRFQWTLYFVLGLALMADGVEVFVVGFVLPSAEKDMCLSDSNKGMLGLIVYLGMMVGAFLWGGLADRLGRRQCLLISLSVNSVFAFFSSFVQGYGTFLFCRLLSGVGIGGSIPIVFSYFSEFLAQEKRGEHLSWLCMFWMIGGVYAAAMAWAIIPHYGWSFQMGSAYQFHSWRVFVLVCAFPSVFAIGALTTQPESPRFFLENGKHDEAWMVLKQVHDTNMRAKGHPERVFSVTHIKTIHQEDELIEIQSDTGTWYQRWGVRALSLGGQVWGNFLSCFGPEYRRITLMMMGVWFTMSFSYYGLTVWFPDMIRHLQAVDYAARTKVFPGERVEHVTFNFTLENQIHRGGQYFNDKFIGLRLKSVSFEDSLFEECYFEDVTSSNTFFRNCTFINTVFYNTDLFEYKFVNSRLVNSTFLHNKEGCPLDVTGTGEGAYMVYFVSFLGTLAVLPGNIVSALLMDKIGRLRMLAGSSVMSCVSCFFLSFGNSESAMIALLCLFGGVSIASWNSLDVLTVELYPSDKRTTAFGFLNALCKLAAVLGISIFTSFVGITKAAPILFASAALALGSSLALKLPETRGQVLQ; encoded by the exons ATGGAAGAGGGCTTCAGAGACCGGGCGGCTTTCATCCGTGGGGCCAAAGACATTGCCAAGGAAGTCAAAAAGCATGCAGCCAAGAAGGTGGTGAAGGGCCTGGACAGAGTCCAGGACGAATATTCCCGGAGATCCTACTCCCgctttgaggaggaggaggatgatgatGACTTCCCCGCCGCTGCTGACGGCTATTACCGCGGGGAAGGGGCTCAGGATGAGGAGGAAGGTGGCGCATCTAGTGATGCCACCGAGGGCCATGATGAGGATGATGAGATCTACGAAGGGGAATATCAGGGCATCCCTCGGGCAGAGTCTGGGGGCAAAGGCGAGCGGATGGCAGACGGGGCAcccctggcaggagggaggggcggcTTGGGTGATGGGGAAGGCCCCCCTGGGGGACGAGGAGAGGCACAGCGGCGGAAAGAGCGGGAAGAACTAGCCCAGCAGTACGAAGCCATCCTGCGGGAGTGTGGCCATGGCCGCTTCCAGTGGACACTCTATTTCGTGCTTGGTCTGGCGCTGATGGCTGATGGCGTCGAGGTCTTCGTGGTGGGCTTCGTGCTGCCCAGTGCTGAGAAGGACATGTGCCTGTCTGACTCCAACAAAGGCATGCTGG GCCTCATTGTCTACCTGGGCATGATGGTGGGAGCCTTCCTCTGGGGAGGTCTGGCTGATCGGCTGGGTCGAAGACAGTGTCTGCTCATCTCACTCTCAGTCAACAGCGTCTTCGCCTTCTTCTCATCCTTTGTCCAGGGTTATGGCACTTTCCTCTTCTGCCGCCTCCTTTCTGGAGTTGG GATTGGAGGGTCCATCCCCATTGTCTTCTCCTATTTCTCGGAGTTCCTGGCCCAGGAGAAACGCGGGGAGCACTTGAGCTGGCTCTGCATGTTTTGGATGATCGGTGGAGTGTACGCAGCTGCTATGGCCTGGGCCATCATCCCGCACTACG GGTGGAGCTTTCAGATGGGGTCCGCTTACCAGTTCCACAGCTGGAGGGTCTTTGTCCTCGTCTGCgcctttccttctgtgtttgcCATTGGGGCTCTGACCACACAGCCTGAGAGCCCCCGTTTCTTCCTGGAG AATGGGAAGCATGATGAGGCCTGGATGGTGCTGAAGCAGGTTCATGACACCAACATGCGAGCCAAGGGGCATCCTGAGCGAGTCTTCTCA GTCACCCACATTAAGACAATTCACCAGGAGGATGAGTTGATTGAAATCCAGTCAGACACAGGGACCTGGTACCAGCGCTGGGGGGTCCGAGCCTTGAGCCTAGGAGGGCAG GTTTGGGGGAACTTCCTCTCCTGTTTCGGTCCAGAATATCGACGCATCACTCTGATGATGATGGGCGTGTGGTTCACCATGTCGTTCAg CTACTATGGCCTGACTGTCTGGTTTCCTGACATGATCCGCCATCTCCAAGCAGTGGACTATGCAGCCCGCACCAAAGTGTTCCCAGGGGAGCGTGTAGAGCATGTGACTTTTAACTTCACCCTGGAGAATCAGATCCACCGAGGGGGACAGTACTTCAATGACAA GTTCATTGGGCTGCGTCTGAAGTCAGTGTCCTTTGAGGATTCCCTATTTGAGGAGTGTTATTTTGAGGATGTCACGTCCAGCAACACTTTTTTCCGCAACTGCACATTCATCAACACCGTGTTCTATAACACTG ACCTGTTTGAGTACAAGTTCGTGAACAGCCGTCTGGTGAACAGCACATTCCTGCACAACAAGGAGGGCTGCCCCCTAGACGTGACAGGGACGGGCGAAGGCGCCTACATGGTGTATTTCGTCAGCTTCCTGGGGACGCTGGCTGTGCTTCCTGGGAACATTGTGTCTGCTCTGCTCATGGACAAGATCGGCAGGCTCCGAATGCTCG CTGGCTCCAGCGTCATGTCCTGTGTCTCCTGCTTCTTCCTGTCCTTTGGGAACAGCGAGTCGGCCATGATCGCTTTGCTCTGCCTTTTTGGGGGGGTCAGCATTGCATCCTGGAACTCGCTGGACGTGCTGACTGTTGAACTCTACCCCTCGGACAAGAG GACCACAGCCTTCGGCTTCCTGAATGCCCTGTGTAAGCTGGCAGCTGTGCTGGGGATCAGCATCTTCACATCCTTTGTGGGAATCACCAAGGCTGCCCCCATCCTCTTTGCCTCAGCTGCCCTTGCCCTTGGTAGTTCTCTGGCCCTGAAGCTGCCTGAGACCCGGGGGCAGGTGCTGCAGTGA